In the Syngnathus scovelli strain Florida chromosome 8, RoL_Ssco_1.2, whole genome shotgun sequence genome, one interval contains:
- the usp9 gene encoding ubiquitin carboxyl-terminal hydrolase 9X isoform X5, whose product MTATTRGSPVGGNDSQGQAPDAQSQPPLPQNQTSSPNSSNENSPVSPPSEHGQGDGPPQLEEEEPAFPHTDLAKLDDMINRPRWVVPVLPKGELEVLLEAAIDLSKKGLDVKCEACQRFFRDGLTISFTKILTDEAVSGWKFEIHRCIITNTHRLVELCVAKLSQDWFPLLELLAMATNPHCKFHIYNGTRPSETVPAVAQLADDDLFARPPDPRSPKGWLVDLINKFGTLNGFQMLHDRFMSGEALNVQIIAALIKPFGQCYEFLTLHTVKKYFLPVIEMVPQFLENLTDEELKKEAKNEAKNDALSMIIKSLKSLASRVPGQEETVKNLEIFRLKMILRLLQISSFNGKMNALNEVNKVISSVSYYTHRHNPEEDEWLTAERMAEWIQQNHILSIVLRDSLHQPQYVEKLEKILRFVIKEKALTMQDLDNIWAAQAGKHEAIVKNVHDLLAKLAWDFSPEQLDHLFDCFKASWTNASKKQREKLLELIRRLAEDDKDGVMAHKVLNLLWNLAHSDDVPVDIMDQALSAHIKILDYSCSQDRDTQKIQWIDRFIEELRTNDKWVIPALKQIREICSLFGEAPQNLSQTQRNPHVFYRHDLINQLQNNHALVTLVAENLSAYMETMRQFSKEEQAEFDPQIVRPGSRYSHVQEVQERLNFLRFLLKDGQLWLCAPQAKQIWKCLAETAVFLCDREACFKWYSKLMGDEPDLDPDINKDFFENNVLQLDPSLLTENGMKCFERFFKAVNCREGKLVAKRRAYMMDDLELIGLDYLWRVVIQGSDDIASRAIDLLKEIYTNLGPKLQVNQVEIHEDFIQSCFDRLKASYDTLCVLDGDKDSINCARQEAIRMVRVLTVLKEYINECDSDYHEERTILPMSRAFRGKHITLIVRFPNQGRQVDDLDIWSHTNDTIGSVRRGILNRIKANAAHTKIELFIGGEVVDPADDRKLIGQLNLKDKTLITAKLTQVSTNMPSSPESSSDSSTGSPGNHGNHYGDGPNPEVESCLPGVIMSLHTQYISFLWQVADLGCQLNMPLLRDGARVLMKLMPPDNKTVENLRAVCLDHAKLGENSLSPSLDSRFFGPSPSQVLYLIEVVYALLMPASATLGEDASDFQYNFLKSGGLPLVLSMLTRNNFLPSADMETRRGAYLNALKIAKLLLTAVGFGHVKAVAEACQPTAEGNIPVSPINQATHDQALVLQSALQNIPNPASECMLRNVAIRLAQQISDENFFQTSKSIPDICVIREVQKIVWASGCGTVQLVFSSNEDISKIYEKTNAAKEPDEEDEQVCCEALEVMTLCFALMPTALDTLSKERAWQTFIIDLLLHCHSKSVRQMAQEQFFLMATRCCMGHRPLLFFITLLFTVLGTTAKERAKHAGDYFTLLRHLLNYAYNSNINLPNAEVLLNNEIDWLKRIRDEVKRTGETGVEETILEGHIGVTKELLAFQTPEKKYYIGCEKGGANLIKELIDDFIFPASNVYLQYMKSGEFPTEQAIPVCSAPASINAGFELLVALAVGCFRNLKQIVDTLTDMYYLGGETLTEWEYLPPVGPRPNKGFVGLKNAGATCYMNSVIQQLYMIPPIRHGILAIEGTGTDVDDDMSGDEKQENETNVDPRDEVFSYHHQFDDKPASKAEDRKEYNIGVLRHLQVIFGHLAASRLQYYVPRGFWKQFRLWGEPVNLREQHDALEFFNSLVDSLDEALKALGHPAMLSKVLGGSFADQKICQGCPHRYECEESFTTLNVDIRNHQNLLDSMEQYVKGDLLEGANAYHCEKCNKKVDTVKRLLIKKLPPVLAIQLKRFDYDWERECAIKFNDYFEFPRELDMEPYTVAGVAKIEGDDVNPESQVIQQNEPSEPTPVGSSKYRLVGVLVHSGQASGGHYYSYIIQRNGGDGEKNRWYKFDDGDVTECKMDDEEEMKNQCFGGEYMGEVFDHMIKRMSYRRQKRWWNAYILFYERMDSLDKDSELVKYISELTISTAKPHQVKMPGVIECSVRKQNVQFMHNRMQYSLEYFQFIKKLLTCNSVYLNPPPGQDHLLPEAEEIAMISAQLAARFLFSTGFHTKKVVRGPASDWYDALCILLRHSKNVRYWFAHNVLFAYPNRFSEYLLECPSAEVRGAFAKLIVFIAHFSLQDGPCPSPTASPGTSAQGCDNLSLSDHLLRAVLNLLRREVSEHGRHLQQYFNLFVMYANLGLAEKTQLLKLNVPATFMLVALDEGPGPPIKYQYAELGKLYTVVSQLVRCCDVSLRMQSSINGNPPLPNPYGDTNLTAPVMLVQQLVAEILFVRTSYVKKIIEDCSNSEETVKLLRFSCWENPQFSSTVLSELLWQVAYSYNYELRPHLDLLLQILLIEDSWQTHRIHNVLKGIPDDRDGLFDTIQRSKNHYQKRAYQCIKCMVALFSNCSVAYQILQSNGDLKRKWTWAVEWLGDELERRPYSGNPQYTYNNWSPPVQSNETSNGYFLERSHSARMTLAKACELCPEEEPDEQEAPDDQDSSPPEDTSLYPHSPGTTQFQQNNHPHGQPYTGPAAQHMNNPQRPGPASAPPPGPTQAPTPVPAPGPGGPSPGPRAQENSESTEEIAPGPTPAPASTPAPALPKE is encoded by the exons CGGTGTATCATCACTAACACACACCGCTTGGTGGAGCTGTGTGTGGCAAAGCTCTCTCAGGACTGGTTCCCACTACTAGAGCTTCTGGCTATGGCCACCAACCCTCATTGCAAATTCCACATCTATAATGGCACGCGGCCCTCTGAGACCGTCCCTGCCGTAGCGCAGTTGGCCGATGATGACCTTTTCGCCAGACCACCCGACCCACGTTCGCCTAAG GGCTGGTTGGTGGacttaataaataaatttggcACATTAAACGGGTTTCAAATGTTGCACGATCGCTTCATGAGCGGCGAAGCACTGAACGTCCAGATCATCGCTGCACTTATCAA GCCTTTTGGCCAGTGTTATGAGTTCCTCACCTTGCACACAGTGAAGAAATACTTCCTCCCCGTCATTGAAATGGTCCCCCAGTTCCTGGAGAACCTCACTGACGAGGAGCTTAAGAAAGAGGCCAAGAATGAAGCCAAAAACGACGCACTGTCCATGATAATCAAGTCTCTAAAGAGTCTTGCATCGCGCGTACCAGGGCAAGAGGAGACTGTGAAGAATTTAGAGATTTTTAGGTTAAAAATGATTCTTAG GTTATTGCAAATTTCTTCTTTTAATGGCAAAATGAATGCACTAAATGAAGTCAACAAAGTGATCTCCAGTGTGTCCTACTACACTCATCGGCACAACCCTGAGGAGGATGAATGGCTCACTGCAGAGCGCATGGCG GAGTGGATCCAGCAGAACCACATCCTTTCCATCGTCTTGAGGGACAGTTTGCACCAGCCTCAGTACGTCGAGAAACTTGAGAAGATCCTTCGCTTTGTTATCAAAGAGAAAGCTCTTACCATGCAGGATCTCGACAACATCTGGGCAGCACAG GCTGGAAAACACGAGGCTATTGTGAAAAATGTCCATGACCTCCTGGCCAAGCTAGCATGGGATTTTTCCCCTGAGCAGCTTGATCATCTATTTGACTGTTTCAAG GCAAGCTGGACGAACGCCAGCAAGAAACAGCGCGAGAAACTGCTGGAGCTTATCCGCCGCCTGGCCGAGGATGACAAGGACGGCGTGATGGCCCACAAGGTCCTCAATCTGCTGTGGAACCTGGCCCACAGCGATGATGTGCCTGTAGATATAATGGACCAAGCTCTGAGCGCTCACATCAAAATATTAGATTACAGCTGCTCACAG GACCGAGACACCCAGAAGATCCAGTGGATCGATCGCTTCATTGAGGAGTTGCGAACCAATGACAAATGGGTGATTCCCGCCTTGAAACAAATCAGAGAAATCTGTAGCCTTTTTGGAGAAGCTCCACAGAATTTAAG TCAAACCCAGAGGAATCCACATGTGTTTTACCGGCATGACCTTATCAACCAGCTGCAAAACAACCACGCTCTAGTTACACTCGTGGCTGAGAACCTGTCGGCCTACATGGAGACAATGCGACAATTCTCCAAAG AAGAACAGGCAGAGTTTGACCCTCAGATAGTCCGACCAGGAAGCCGCTACAGCCATGTCCAGGAAGTGCAAGAACGACTTAACTTCCTGAG GTTCCTTCTTAAAGATGGCCAGCTGTGGCTCTGTGCCCCTCAGGCCAAGCAGATTTGGAAGTGTCTGGCTGAGACTGCAGTCTTCCTCTGTGACCGCGAGGCCTGTTTCAAATG GTACTCCAAACTTATGGGCGATGAACCCGACCTGGACCCAGACATCAACAAGGACTTCTTTGAGAATAATGTCCTGCAACTTGACCCGTCCCTGTTGACGGAGAATGGCATGAAGTGCTTCGAGAGGTTCTTTAAGGCCGTCAACTGCAGGGAGGGCAAACTGGTAGCCAAACGTAGGGCCTACATGATGGACGACCTGGAACTCATTGGCCTAGACTACCTTTGGAGG GTGGTAATTCAAGGAAGCGATGACATTGCGAGCAGAGCCATCGACTTGTTGAAGGAGATCTACACCAATCTTGGACCAAAATTACAAGTCAATCAG GTGGAAATTCATGAAGATTTTATCCAGTCATGTTTTGACCGTCTGAAGGCCTCCTACGACACCCTGTGTGTGTTGGATGGAGATAAAGATAGCATAAACTGTGCCCGCCAGGAGGCAATCCGCATGGTGCGTGTTCTTACTGTGCTCAAGGAGTACATCAATGAATGTGACAGTGATTACCATGAAGAGAGGACCATCCTGCCCATGTCCAG AGCGTTCCGGGGAAAACATATCACGTTGATCGTGCGCTTCCCTAACCAGGGGCGCCAAGTGGATGACCTGGATATCTGGTCACACACCAATGACACAATTGGCTCTGTGCGCCGCGGCATCCTAAATCGCATCAAAGCGAACGCCGCACATACCAAGATAGAGCTCTTCATTGGAGGCGAGGTAGTTGACCCTGCTGATGACAGGAAGCTTATTGGACAACTCAACTTGAAAGACAAAACG CTGATCACAGCCAAGCTAACTCAGGTGAGCACCAACATGCCCTCCAGCCCGGAGAGCTCGTCCGACTCTTCCACCGGCTCACCAGGGAACCACGGCAACCACTATGGCGATGGGCCCAATCCTGAAGTGGAGAGCTGTCTTCCCGGCGTG ATCATGTCGCTGCACACGCAGTACATCTCCTTCCTGTGGCAGGTGGCTGACCTGGGCTGCCAACTCAACATGCCCCTACTTAGAGATGGAGCCAGAGTTCTCATGAAACTCATGCCTCCAG aTAACAAAACTGTGGAGAACCTGCGTGCTGTGTGTTTAGACCATGCCAAGCTCGGAGAAAACAGCCTCAGCCCTTCACTGGACTCCCGTTTCTTTGGCCCCTCACCCTCACAAGTGCTCTACCTCATTGAG GTCGTGTATGCTTTGCTGATGCCTGCCAGCGCCACTTTGGGCGAGGATGCTAGTGACTTTCAGTACAACTTCCTGAAGAGCGGTGGCTTGCCACTGGTGTTGAGCATGCTCACCCGGAATAATTTCCTGCCGTCAGCCGACATGGAGACACGGCGCGGGGCTTACCTCAATGCACTGAAAATCGCCAAGCTCCTCCTCACCGCTGTAGGATTTGGTCATGTGAAAGCTGTGGCAGAGGCTTGCCAGCCCACCGCTGAGGGAAATATCCCCGTTTCCCCG ATTAATCAGGCCACTCACGATCAGGCTCTGGTGCTGCAGAGTGCCCTGCAAAACATTCCAAATCCTGCCTCAGAATGTATGCTGCGCAATGTAGCCATCCGCCTGGCACAGCAGATTTCTGATGAG AATTTTTTTCAGACGTCAAAGTCTATTCCAGACATCTGTGTCATCAGAGAGGTACAGAAAATAGTGTGGGCCTCAGGCTGTGGCACGGTGCAGCTTGTCTTTAGTTCTAACGAAGATATCAGCAAGATATACGAGAAG ACGAACGCAGCTAAGGAGCCAGACGAAGAAGATGAGCAGGTGTGTTGCGAGGCCTTGGAAGTGATGACATTATGTTTTGCCTTGATGCCCACAGCCCTTGACACCCTCAGTAAGGAGAGGGCATGGCAAACCTTCATTATTGACTTGCTGCTACACTGCCACAGCAA ATCAGTGCGTCAGATGGCCCAGGAGCAGTTTTTCCTCATGGCAACCAGGTGTTGCATGGGCCACAGACCCCTCCTTTTCTTTATTACCCTCCTTTTCACTGTTCTGGGG ACCACCGCTAAGGAGCGAGCTAAACACGCCGGGGACTACTTCACTTTGCTCCGGCATCTCTTGAACTATGCCTACAACAGCAACATCAACCTGCCAAATGCCGAGGTGCTGCTCAACAATGAGATTGACTGGCTCAAAAGGATAAGG GACGAAGTCAAGAGGACAGGCGAGACCGGTGTGGAAGAGACCATCTTGGAAGGCCACATTGGCGTCACCAAGGAGCTTCTTGCCTTCCAGACTCCCGAGAAGAAGTATTACATTGGTTGTGAGAAAGGAGGCGCGAACCTCATCAAG GAGCTGATTGACGACTTCATCTTCCCGGCGTCAAACGTTTACCTGCAGTACATGAAGAGTGGCGAGTTCCCCACGGAGCAGGCCATTCCAGTGTGCAGCGCCCCAGCCTCCATCAACGCTGGCTTTGAGCTCCTGGTCGCGCTTGCTGTCGGCTGTTTCCGCAACCTCAAGCAGATCGTCGACACGCTCACGGACATGTACTATTTGG GCGGTGAAACGTTAACAGAGTGGGAATACCTGCCTCCTGTGGGCCCACGGCCAAATAAAGGCTTTGTGGGTCTGAAGAACGCTGGGGCCACGTGTTACATGAACTCTGTAATTCAGCAGCTGTACATGATTCCTCCCATTCGCCACGGCATCCTGGCCATCGAGGGCACGGGAACCGATGTGGACGATGACATGTCAGGCGATGAGAAGCAGGAGAATGAG ACGAACGTGGATCCTCGTGATGAAGTGTTTAGCTATCACCACCAGTTTGACGATAAGCCTGCCAGTAAAGCAGAAGACCGGAAGGAGTACAACATTGGAGTTTTGCGTCACCTGCAGGTCATTTTTGGCCACCTGGCTGCTTCCAGACTGCAGTACTATGTCCCAAGAGGCTTTTGGAAGCAATTCAG GTTATGGGGTGAACCTGTGAATCTAAGAGAACAGCATGACGCTTTAGAGTTTTTCAATTCTTTGGTGGATAGTTTGGATGAAGCACTGAAGGCCTTGGGTCATCCCGCTATGCTTAGCAAAGTGCTAGGAGGCTCTTTTGCCGATCAGAAGATCTGTCAGGGATGCCCTCACAG ATATGAGTGTGAGGAGTCATTCACAACACTTAATGTAGACATCAGAAATCACCAGAACCTTTTGGACTCAATGGAGCAGTACGTCAAAGGAGATCTCCTTGAGGGAGCCAACGCATACCACTGTGAAAAGTGTAATAAGAAG GTGGACACAGTCAAGCGACTTCTGATCAAGAAGCTGCCGCCGGTCCTTGCTATCCAACTGAAACGCTTTGACTATGATTGGGAGCGGGAATGTGCCATCAAGTTCAATGACTACTTTGAATTTCCGAGGGAGTTGGACATGGAGCCATACACAGTAGCGGGCGTGGCCAAGATTGAGGGCGATGACGTCAACCCGGAGAGTCAAGTGATCCAGCAGAACGAGCCCTCTGAACCCACTCCTGTGGGCAGCTCCAAGTACCGTTTGGTGGGGGTGCTGGTCCACTCGGGCCAGGCCAGCGGCGGACATTACTACTCGTACATCATCCAAAGGAATGGAGGCGATGGTGAAAAGAACCGCTGGTATAAGTTCGATGACGGCGACGTGACGGAATGCAAGATGGATGACGAGGAGGAGATGAAGAACCAGTGCTTTGGCGGCGAATACATGGGCGAGGTGTTCGATCACATGATCAAAAGGATGTCATACCGAAGACAGAAACGGTGGTGGAATGCCTACATCCTTTTCTATGAGCGTATGGACTCCCTAGACAAGGACAGTGAGCTTGTCAAGTACATCTCCGAGTTGACCATCTCCACTGCGAAGCCGCATCAGGTCAAGATGCCTGGTGTAATCGAGTGCAGCGTCCGCAAGCAGAACGTCCAATTTATGCACAACCGAATGCAATACAGCCTGGAATATTTCCAGTTCATTAAGAAACTTCTGACCTGTAACAGTGTCTATTTAAACCCTCCTCCAG GGCAAGACCACCTTCTGCCAGAGGCTGAGGAGATTGCTATGATCAGTGCTCAGCTGGCTGCTCGGTTCCTCTTTAGCACAGGCTTCCACACCAAGAAAGTAGTCAGGGGTCCTGCCAGTGATTG GTATGACGCCCTTTGCATCCTGCTGAGACATAGTAAGAATGTACGCTACTGGTTTGCACACAACGTCCTGTTTGCCTACCCCAACCGCTTCTCCGAGTACCTCCTGGAGTGCCCGAGCGCTGAGGTGCGTGGCGCCTTCGCCAAGCTCATAGTTTTCATCGCTCACTTCTCGCTGCAAGACGGCCCCTGCCCCTCCCCCACTGCCTCGCCCGGAACATCTGCTCAG GGCTGCGATAACCTCAGTCTAAGTGACCACCTGTTAAGAGCTGTCCTCAACTTGCTCAGACGAGAGGTTTCCGAACACGGCCGTCACCTGCAACAGTACTTCAACCTCTTTGTCATGTATGCCAATCTGG GCTTGGCAGAAAAGACCCAGCTGCTAAAGCTGAATGTGCCTGCCACGTTCATGCTAGTAGCGCTGGACGAAGGCCCCGGCCCCCCCATCAAGTACCAGTACGCTGAACTGGGCAAGCTCTACACGGTGGTCTCTCAACTGGTCCGCTGCTGTGACGTATCATTGCGCATGCAGTCGTCAATCAATG GTAACCCCCCTCTGCCTAACCCCTATGGGGACACCAACCTGACAGCCCCGGTAATGCTGGTGCAGCAGCTTGTGGCTGAGATCCTGTTTGTGAGGACCAGCTATGTGAAGAAGATCATTGAGGACTGCAGCAACTCTGAGGAGACGGTGAAGCTTCTCCGCTTCAGCTGCTGGGAAAACCCTCAGTTTTCTTCCACTGTACTCAGTGAGCTACTGTGGCAG GTGGCATATTCCTATAACTATGAGTTGAGGCCTCACTTGGACTTGCTGCTACAAATCCTTCTCATTGAGGACTCCTGGCAGACTCACAG gATCCATAATGTTTTGAAGGGAATTCCAGATGACAGGGATGGTCTCTTTGATACCATCCAGCGTTCCAAAAACCACTATCAAAAACGGGCATACCAGTGCATCAAGTGTATGGTGGCCCTCTTCAGTAATTGCTCTGTGGCTTACCAGATCCTCCAG AGTAACGGTGATCTGAAACGAAAGTGGACGTGGGCTGTAGAGTGGCTCGGCGACGAGCTAGAGAGGCGGCCATACTCCGGCAACCCGCAGTACACGTACAACAACTGGTCACCTCCGGTCCAGAGCAATGAAACGTCCAACGGTTACTTCCTGGAGCGCTCGCACAGCGCACGCATGACCCTTGCCAAGGCCTGCGAACTTTGTCCTGAGGAG GAGCCAGATGAACAGGAAGCCCCTGACGATCAAGACTCTTCGCCGCCCGAGGACACTTCTTTGTACCCACACTCTCCTGGAACTACACAGTTTCAGCAG AACAACCACCCACATGGGCAGCCATACACTGGCCCCGCCGCGCAGCACATGAACAACCCTCAGCGCCCCGGCCCTGCCTCAGCTCCACCCCCGGGCCCCACGCAGGCTCCGACTCCAGTTCCAGCCCCAGGCCCCGGCGGCCCCAGCCCAGGCCCGAGAGCACAAGAGAATTCGGAGAGCACGGAAGAGATAGCCCCTGGCCCGACCCCAGCCCCCGCCTCCACCCCGGCTCCCGCCCTGCCTAAGGAATAA